Sequence from the Bacteroidales bacterium genome:
ATCTTTACCACGTGTTGCAACCATTGCTATAGTTGGCATTGGAGAAAGCTCCTTTAATTCTTCAGCAGTTAGTTTACTGTCGTCTGATGATTTCTTCTCTTCAAACCATTCAGGCTTTTGCTGTTTGAACTTTTGGAGTAATCTATAAGCAATTTTACGCTTGCTACATACAATCATTGCTTTTTGTACAACATCGGCTTTGTTTTCGCAAGCATTGGAATAATGTTCTATAATATCTTTAGCAAGACGCTCTAAACGATCTTCATCGCCAAGAATCACTTCCATTGCACTCATTGCCTCCTTGCTGGCAGCTATGTCAGCTTCCGTTGCTCCCTCATCTGCACATCGCTTGTAGTAGTTGTCTATTTCTTTTACCTTCTCACTATCAAGAGTAACATTTGCTATGCGAGGAATATATTTTAGCTCAACTGTGATTTCATCTTCAACAGATTGTTGTATGGTATAACTATCCACCACTTCACCAAAAACTTGAATAGTCTCTTCGATTGGAGTGCCTGTAAAACCAACAAATGTAGCATTAGGGAATGCACAACGCAAATGTTCAGCATAAGGTTTGGTTATAAATGCGCCGATACCTTCAACTTCTATTATTTCACTCTTTTCTTTTTGGTCTTTTATTTTTAATTGCTTGTTTAAACGAATTTGCGTACGATGTGCCTCATCAGAAAAACATATAATATTTTTACGAGTATTAAGTTCGCCTATCTCTTCACAAAATTTTTGAATTGTACAAATAAAAAAGCCACCAGACTCTCTAAGAGATAGTTCTGTTTTAAGATTTTTTCTATCAGCAATTATCTTAGCTGCTCCCAATGATAAAAAATCCTCTGAACGAAGGAATAATTTGCCTGCTTGCGTTTGCAGGTCGTCTCTATCAACAATCATCACAATAGTAGGAGAGCCAAGCTCATCGCATCGCAATGATAGCTGACGAGCCAAAAACATCATTGTGTAGGTTTTGCCACAGCCCGTGGCTCCAAAGTAAGTGCCACCTTTGCTGCTATTCGTATTGTGTGCATTAACAACACTTTCTCTAAGCATTCGGGTAGCAAAAAATTGAGGATAGCGACACACTATTTCTTCCTCTTTGTCGTATTTTTTGTCGGGGAAGTAAACGTAATCCCTAATAATCTCTAAAAAGCGATTAGGCTCATACACACCTGCCACTATTGTTTTCACTTGGTCAGCACCACGCTTTGCAGATTCATCTTCATTATTTACTTTTTTCCATGCATAGTAGTGATTATAAGGTGTGTAGGTTGTGCCAAGTTTTGTATTATTTACCGTGGCATCACTAATGCAAGAGAGTGGGCAATAGCGCAAAAGATGTGGAATATCTCTTTTGTATCGGATATGAATTTGGTCGTAAGCATCGGCACTAGTTGCATTAAGGTCTGTTGGATTTTTTAATTCAAAGATGCACAGAGGAATACCATTGACGAAAAGTAACACATCGGGTATGCGAATATCATTTTTTGGTCCATAACCTACTTCAAACTGATTTATACATCGATATATATTATTGCTGTTTTGCGGTTCAAAATCGATAAACTCTATGTCAAATATTTCTCCATCATGATTGCGAGTATAACGAAATCCGTCACGCACAAGATAGAATGTATTACGAAGTAGCTCGAAGTGGGTTTGAGCACTCACATAGCGCAAACGGTTAATAATCTCCTCTATATCACCACTTTGCAAACCTGTATATCGTTGCTTAAGATACAGCGTTAAATCATCTGCAAGTAGCACTTCTCTATTGTTGCGGGCTATACTACCTCCATAAGTGTACTCCCAACCTTGCTGCACAAGCAAGTCTATTAGAGCCTCTTCGTAATCGCTTTCGTAATATTTATATTTCATCTCAAATGTAAATTATGTGCATTCATTTATTCGTTTTCGGATACACGTTTCAATAATATGCACTCGATTTTGCATTTTTGAGTGCATGTTTTTTTTATATGTATTCGAAACTCTCATAATTTTACTTTTTTTAATCAAACTATTCGGTTATGGATTCAATGGTTGATATTGAAGTATCAGTGTGAGAATGATTTAAAAATAGATTCATCAACTCTACATTAATATAATAGTTTTCTCTACCTAATTTTATTTTCTTCAACAAACCTTGTTCTACAATTTTGTTCAAGTATTTTGCAGCTGCATTTCTTTTAACCATCATATCTTTCTCCATAAACTCTATCTTAGTGTATGGATGGAAGAATAGATTATTCAACAACTCATGTTTATATTGCTTGCCGAATAATGGACGTAAAATACTTTTATATTTATTCATCAGTTGCGAAATACCTTTGATTAAATGAATTGTTTCCTCAGATGTCTGCTCCACGGCTGTAAGAATAAACAGAATCCAATTTTCCCACTCCATTGAATTATCTTCATTATTATCTCTTATGGCTTGAATAAGTCTATAATACTCTCCTTTGTTACGTGTGATATATCTACTTAAGTATAGAATTGGTAAGTCCAAGAGCCCATTAGTTATCAAATACAGAACATTTATAATTCTACCTGTTCTGCCATTGCCATCATAAAAAGGATGAATACTTTCAAATTGATGATGTATTATAGCCATCTTAATTAGTGGGTCATAATCACACATATTTTCATCGTTAATAAACGCCTCAAGGTTATTCATATAGTCAACAATTTGTGTTGCATCTTGAGGAGGAGTATATACAACACTTCCGTCATTGCGTTTGAGTGTTGTTCCGGGCAAGGTTCTGAATCCGGCTTTATTATTTTCCAATTTTTCTTGGATTTGTATAATTTTGTTATTCGATAATACTTTATCGTGTCTAACCAGATTAAATCCAAATAGTATAGCCTCCCTATAATTGAGTACCTCTTTGGTTGCTGCAGTAATAAACTGTTTCTGAATATTCAACTCGGCTTTGTATAGGTCGTCTTGTGTGGTAATAATGTTTTCTATTTCGGAACTATCTTTTGCCTCTTGCAATGTCAAAGAGCTAATTAAGATAGCTTCGTTAGGAATGGTAGCAGCCACACCTTTTAGTTCAGACAATTTGCTCTTGGCTCTAATTACTTGCTTCAGAATAGTTTTCGTTTCTAAATCGTAACCCAAAGGTAATTTTGGTATTTGATAGATGTTACTCATATTATTGAAGTTTTATAGGTTGTATTTATTGCTCTTTGCACCAATGCAGGATAAAGCGTTTTCATTCTTTCACGAGCTTCGTTTGCAATGTTTTTCGCCTCTTCGGCACAGTTGTATAGGTTTACTATCGCTTGTTGTACTTCTGTAGGCGGAAGAGGAATGCGAACACTGCATAATTCTGCGTAATTGAAATTTTCTCTTGCACTGCCCCATGAATTATATCTAACGTATCTATCAAATTCTTTTGGCTGAAATAATATAGATAAAAATTCAGGTAGAAGAACTTGGCTTTTTACTCGAAAGACACAATAAATTGGCGAAACCACAATTGTACTTCCTTTATTTAATGCACAAGCAAATACTTTCCATGTATCTGTTGTTGGCACATATGCAAAACAGTTATTATAAACAATTTTATAACCTTGTAATTGACTTTTATTTACCCTTGAATTAGGTTCTCTAAATTGTTTTTGTGTGCTCAGTCCTAAAACAACAGAATATTTCCCTTCTATATTTTTTTCATTAACTTCCTCTATATACTCCCCAAGTTCCACTTCCGGGTACTTTTTTTTGCATTCTATAATGTAGGCTTGGCAAGCTTCTGTAAGTGGCTCGATTAAGGCTTCGTTTTGTTCTGCTAATGCTTTGAGTCCATTATAGGTATCAACTAACTCTTGTTGAACTTCAATGGAGGGAAGTGGGATTTGGGTTCGACAAAGTTCGCTCCAATCAAATGTCTCTCTTGCGCTTCCCCATGAATTAAAACGAGCTAAACGATCAAATTCCTCTCGACTCAAAAACAAGTACAGATACTCCGGTAACAGTTTATTTGTATCAATTGAGCGAAATGTTGTGTAAATTGAAGAGATTAACACAGGCTTATTAGACGTGTTTAATGCCAAAGCTATTTTATCTCCTCTTCGAGAAGTATCTGATACATACGCAAATTCATTTTTATGAACTACTTTATACGAAGTCAAAGAGACTCCGTCTAAATTTGCTTTTGTATCTATAAACTTTTTCTCAGTGCTTATTCCCCTAACATAATCAAGACCATATTTTCCATCGCTATTTCTTTCATCGCATAGCTCAATATAATCGCCCAACGTAACTAAGTTGCTATGTTTACCATTAACACTCATACCCAAGTTGCTTTAAGGCGTTACGCAATGTTTCATCATTTTGTTGTTGGCGTTTCAGTAGATCGGAAACCGTTTCTGCTGTTTCAGTCAACACCTTATGGTAGTCAATGTTTGTATCGCGGTCAACAAACTCAATATATCGGCTTGGAACAAGCGAATAGCCATTTTCTTTTATCTCCTCAATGCCAACAGAGCGATATAGCTCGGGTTCGGCATAATTGACTCCATCTGTTCCCTCGCTTTGCCACTTAAAGTATATTTCTGATGCTCGCTTAATTTGGTCGGCTTTCAGTTCTACTTTCTTTTTCTGTTCTCCTTTAACAGGGTTTTCAGTCCATTGGCGCAAATCCATAAAAAGAATTTCTTTTTCTCTGTTACGCAATTTTCTATCATGCCACATTCCGCCTTTTTTATTCTCGTTCAATATCCAAAGGGTTACGGATATATCAGTTGTATAGAACAGTTCACGCGGTAGTACTACAATAGCTTCTATTTTATCATTTTCAATCAACTTTTTCCGAATTTCCAAAGCATCATTATCTCCTAAAGCACCGTTTGCAAGTAAGAAACCGGCTACGCCTTTACCAGCCTTTAATTTAGACAGCATGTGCAATATCCATGCGTAGTTGGCATTACCCTCTGGTGGTATGGCGTAATCAGCCCAACGAGCATCTTTACTAAGAGTGATGTCGTACCATTTTTTTAGGTTGAATGGCGGATTTGCCATAATATAATCAAACGACAATCCTTTATGCAAGTCATTTGTAAATGTATCGGCATTTTTCTCTCCGAGATGGTGTGAAATACCACGCATTGCAAGATTCATTTTTGCCAAACGATATGTGGCAGGGTCTCTCTCCTGTCCATACACGTTTACCATTTTTATATCTCCTTGCTTTGCTTCCACATACTTAGCACACTGAATAAACATACCACCCGAGCCACAACAAGGATCATACAACGTTCCATCAAATGGCTCAATAAAAGCAGCTATAAGCTCTACAATATCGTGTGGTGTATAAAATTCGCCTTCCTCCTTGGTTGCATTTACCGCAAAAGACTTTAGAAAGTATTCATATACGCGACCAATTAAATCTTTCTCCTCACCAAACGTTTTGTGCGAAATTTTATTTACCTCGTCAACAACTTTCTTTATAACGTTAGCTTCGAGATTAATTGAAGTGAACAACCCTAAACGAACGCAACCTTTAAACGCCTCGCTACTGTTTTCAAGCTCTTGGATTGCATCATCTAAAGTGGCATTTAGCTTAGTTGCAGGCTGCTCAATAATCATCGACCAACGTGCTTTTTCAGGCACAAAAGCTATTCCTATATAACGATTTGGACTATCAAGAAACGAATTTATTACCTTCTCATCTGTAATACCATTATTGATACATTCTTGCCTCATTTCATTTTGCGTGTCCTCAAATTTTTCGCCAATAAATCGCAAGAAGACCAAAGTTAAAAGCAAATCCCTTTTATCGTTTAGTGAGGCATTACTTCTTAAATACTCCCTACAATTAAATAGAATGGATTCTAAGTTTAGTGTATCTGTCTTTTTTTGTCTCTTGCCCATATTCAATTTCCTATTTCATTGTTTTTCTTAAAAATTGGTTCAACATCTCATCCCCACCACAAAAATAAAACATTCCCCAATACAAACCAACTCCAAAAACAAAAAAAATATTGCAATAATATAATATATTGTGTTTACATGCTGTTATGGGTTGGGTGGTGGTTTTGTCAATTGAAATGGAAAAAGAAAAAAGCAACTGCTGCCCATTTTTTATCTATTCCTTTTGCATAGCCAATGGTATTATAGCTGCTGTTTTGCACAGTTCCATCATCTTTTATATAGCCAATGGTATTGTAGCTGCTGTTTTGCACGGTTCCATCTTCTTTTACATAGCCTACGGTATTGTAGCTACTGTTTTGGATTGTTCCGTCACTTTTTATATAGCCAATTGTATTATAATTACTGTTTTGAATTGTGCCATCACTCTTGATATATCCTACGCTATTGTAATTGCTATTTTGTATGGTGCCATCGCTTTTGATGTAACCTATAGAATTGTAACTGCTGTTCTGAATTGTCTGTGCATTTGCAAACCCAAATGTAAGCAACATAATTGATAGAATAAATAAATTTTTCATTTTGTTATTTTTTTAATGCCTATAAATTCTTATTTATAAAGCAAATATCAAGCCAAATGAAAGTACTTTTTTACTGCAATATGACGGATTGGCGGTTAGAAAAGTTTCAGAACACAAAACTCAAAATTCGCACTTTCTGCCCGCTTTGATTTTAACCTTTGTTAGCGTTTCGTTTGTTATCTCAAATTTATGGTAAATCCATTAAAAATTCTGGAGTATTTCCATTTGTACCATCATGTCCATTACCAGAAATATCTGAAACAGAATTTGAATTAATTTCTGTAGCAAAAAACAAGGCTGGTTCTGGCGCTATATAACCATCATAATTTTGTATTTCTGTTAGGGTTAATAAACGCTGTAACCAAGCTTGATGTGCTATAATGATACTTGTTTCGCTATATAAGTCACCTTCTTCTTGAATTGGTGCAACATCTTGTCCTCCCCAAAACAATTTATTGGTATTTCCAGAATCATCCAATGGAGAAATGCCAGTTTGTTGACCTACTAAAGAACCATCAACATATAATTCAAGAGTTCCAGTCGATGAGTTATATTGCAAACATATATTATACCATTGTTCTTCTGTAAAAGTACTATTATAAGTAATATTTATCCATCCACCTTTTTGACACCATGCATGAACCCGTGTTGAACTTATTGAAATTGCAATATCCCCTTCTTTATCTTCCCATGCTTTTCCTCTGAAAAAATGCCACCCAGCTTCAGTTCCTGCACCTGTGGGAATTTTAATTTTTTCAATAATGCACCAATCAGAACTATTTGTAAAATTTTCAAATGTTCCGAAATTAATATAATCTTCATCAGCACTATTAAAATAAACTGTATAAACAGAATCGCTAATATTTGCTCTGTGCATCCAGGTTGGAAATCCATTTTGCATAGTTAAAACCTGATTGTTAACACCTTTAGGTAATCTATCAAACTGTGATCCGTTATATACTAAAATATCTCCTGCTTCTATATTATTTGGCACACGAATAAATTTAGAAGTTGTATCAATCACAGTAGTTACGCTATCTATAATGTTTGGCGTATTTATTAAATCATTATAATCCTTATTCCATCCCGTAAATATAGGGTCGGTTTCAGAAGTCAAAAATCCACTTACATCAGGTATTTCGCTGCGTACTTGTGCCGTTGAATCGCCTAAAGCAGTTTTGGTTGCCAAGGTGCTAAGGTCTTGGTCGCCGGTGTTTACGCCTGATAGATTACCTAAATTAGCAATATCTGTTGCAGTGATGTTGGCTGCATCGCTGCCGGAATAAACTGGATCGGTTTCTGAAGTTAAATAACCCGGTGTTATCTTAACCCATTTTTCGCCATTAAACTGTAATAAATCTCCTGTGGCAGCTCCAGCAAAATCAAAATTGGCTGACACCACTGGATCAGTTTCAGTTTCAATATAATTTCCCAAATTACTAATTTGGCTTTCGGTAATTGAGATACCTTCAGATTTATCCCATGCAGTAAAAATTGGGTCGGTTTCAGTAATTTCACCTGTTACAACTTCAGCTGTTTTTGCATGTAAGGCATAGGGCACACTCAATAGTTGGCTTGTAGCTGTAATGCTGTAATTTGTACCACCGCTTGGATCGGTTTCAGTTTTGATAAAATATAGTCCGCTTGCCCAGTCAATAGTTGCAAAATCGCCGATTAC
This genomic interval carries:
- a CDS encoding type I restriction endonuclease subunit R, with product MKYKYYESDYEEALIDLLVQQGWEYTYGGSIARNNREVLLADDLTLYLKQRYTGLQSGDIEEIINRLRYVSAQTHFELLRNTFYLVRDGFRYTRNHDGEIFDIEFIDFEPQNSNNIYRCINQFEVGYGPKNDIRIPDVLLFVNGIPLCIFELKNPTDLNATSADAYDQIHIRYKRDIPHLLRYCPLSCISDATVNNTKLGTTYTPYNHYYAWKKVNNEDESAKRGADQVKTIVAGVYEPNRFLEIIRDYVYFPDKKYDKEEEIVCRYPQFFATRMLRESVVNAHNTNSSKGGTYFGATGCGKTYTMMFLARQLSLRCDELGSPTIVMIVDRDDLQTQAGKLFLRSEDFLSLGAAKIIADRKNLKTELSLRESGGFFICTIQKFCEEIGELNTRKNIICFSDEAHRTQIRLNKQLKIKDQKEKSEIIEVEGIGAFITKPYAEHLRCAFPNATFVGFTGTPIEETIQVFGEVVDSYTIQQSVEDEITVELKYIPRIANVTLDSEKVKEIDNYYKRCADEGATEADIAASKEAMSAMEVILGDEDRLERLAKDIIEHYSNACENKADVVQKAMIVCSKRKIAYRLLQKFKQQKPEWFEEKKSSDDSKLTAEELKELSPMPTIAMVATRGKDDPADMYNYLGDKARSKKLDDAFKQENSNFRIVIVVDMWITGFDVPCLTYLYNDKPLQKHTLIQTISRVNRKYEGKEYGYIIDYIGIRSNMMEAMRKFGGKTFGPSEDDVKQALEALIIELKILRDVFVDFDITPFTDSKTTPLERLECLSSAADYIITLTEQLNLSNEKEKPKTVSVKTFFLAHVKRLRTAYDICQPSNVLTNEQLSLSQCFMAVASYIRKTSGEKHDTESMNRAVEKMVEEALKCNSVVNILETDIEENIFSPEFVEQLDNIKLPATKLEILIKMLRKSIKEYKDTNKIAAEKYEDLLNKTLEEYHNRRASLSSEEASATQTEAVDSIIRNATRQALDILSKLGEDKESFRKLGLTFEEKAFYDILIHLRDKYNFEYGEDKKVGNLIINDKCKLLAQKIKELIDIQSSFTDWLNNTNVRAELNQKIFFCLTKNGYPPQYNDEVFNQVMEQVENFKYKN
- a CDS encoding Fic family protein → MSNIYQIPKLPLGYDLETKTILKQVIRAKSKLSELKGVAATIPNEAILISSLTLQEAKDSSEIENIITTQDDLYKAELNIQKQFITAATKEVLNYREAILFGFNLVRHDKVLSNNKIIQIQEKLENNKAGFRTLPGTTLKRNDGSVVYTPPQDATQIVDYMNNLEAFINDENMCDYDPLIKMAIIHHQFESIHPFYDGNGRTGRIINVLYLITNGLLDLPILYLSRYITRNKGEYYRLIQAIRDNNEDNSMEWENWILFILTAVEQTSEETIHLIKGISQLMNKYKSILRPLFGKQYKHELLNNLFFHPYTKIEFMEKDMMVKRNAAAKYLNKIVEQGLLKKIKLGRENYYINVELMNLFLNHSHTDTSISTIESITE
- a CDS encoding restriction endonuclease subunit S; amino-acid sequence: MSVNGKHSNLVTLGDYIELCDERNSDGKYGLDYVRGISTEKKFIDTKANLDGVSLTSYKVVHKNEFAYVSDTSRRGDKIALALNTSNKPVLISSIYTTFRSIDTNKLLPEYLYLFLSREEFDRLARFNSWGSARETFDWSELCRTQIPLPSIEVQQELVDTYNGLKALAEQNEALIEPLTEACQAYIIECKKKYPEVELGEYIEEVNEKNIEGKYSVVLGLSTQKQFREPNSRVNKSQLQGYKIVYNNCFAYVPTTDTWKVFACALNKGSTIVVSPIYCVFRVKSQVLLPEFLSILFQPKEFDRYVRYNSWGSARENFNYAELCSVRIPLPPTEVQQAIVNLYNCAEEAKNIANEARERMKTLYPALVQRAINTTYKTSII
- a CDS encoding N-6 DNA methylase: MGKRQKKTDTLNLESILFNCREYLRSNASLNDKRDLLLTLVFLRFIGEKFEDTQNEMRQECINNGITDEKVINSFLDSPNRYIGIAFVPEKARWSMIIEQPATKLNATLDDAIQELENSSEAFKGCVRLGLFTSINLEANVIKKVVDEVNKISHKTFGEEKDLIGRVYEYFLKSFAVNATKEEGEFYTPHDIVELIAAFIEPFDGTLYDPCCGSGGMFIQCAKYVEAKQGDIKMVNVYGQERDPATYRLAKMNLAMRGISHHLGEKNADTFTNDLHKGLSFDYIMANPPFNLKKWYDITLSKDARWADYAIPPEGNANYAWILHMLSKLKAGKGVAGFLLANGALGDNDALEIRKKLIENDKIEAIVVLPRELFYTTDISVTLWILNENKKGGMWHDRKLRNREKEILFMDLRQWTENPVKGEQKKKVELKADQIKRASEIYFKWQSEGTDGVNYAEPELYRSVGIEEIKENGYSLVPSRYIEFVDRDTNIDYHKVLTETAETVSDLLKRQQQNDETLRNALKQLGYEC
- a CDS encoding LamG domain-containing protein; the encoded protein is MRKLFAIFAAVLLTATVWAQSPQKMSYQAVIRNSSDALVTNTQVGMQISILQGSASGEAVYVETQTPITNVNGLVSIEIGGGTVVIGDFATIDWASGLYFIKTETDPSGGTNYSITATSQLLSVPYALHAKTAEVVTGEITETDPIFTAWDKSEGISITESQISNLGNYIETETDPVVSANFDFAGAATGDLLQFNGEKWVKITPGYLTSETDPVYSGSDAANITATDIANLGNLSGVNTGDQDLSTLATKTALGDSTAQVRSEIPDVSGFLTSETDPIFTGWNKDYNDLINTPNIIDSVTTVIDTTSKFIRVPNNIEAGDILVYNGSQFDRLPKGVNNQVLTMQNGFPTWMHRANISDSVYTVYFNSADEDYINFGTFENFTNSSDWCIIEKIKIPTGAGTEAGWHFFRGKAWEDKEGDIAISISSTRVHAWCQKGGWINITYNSTFTEEQWYNICLQYNSSTGTLELYVDGSLVGQQTGISPLDDSGNTNKLFWGGQDVAPIQEEGDLYSETSIIIAHQAWLQRLLTLTEIQNYDGYIAPEPALFFATEINSNSVSDISGNGHDGTNGNTPEFLMDLP